In Chlorogloeopsis sp. ULAP01, the genomic stretch GCCTCTGCCACTAACAACCCTGCTGGCATTTGCTGTAATACTGCCTCCACTAACCTTTGCTTAGACTCCACTTCTTCAAGTAGACAAATTCTCTCTTGCTCTATTTGCTTGTGATTGTGAATATCAGTAAAAGAACCAAACCAATTTGTCACTTCTCCTTGACAATTTCTTTGGGGTACCGCTCTTGTAATGTGCCAGCGATACTTTCCATCCAAGCTTTGCAAACGATACTGTCCTTCTATCCTACTTTTAGTAGCAAGTCCTGTCTTCCAAGCTCTCTGTGCCGATACTAAATCATCCGGGTGAATAGCACGTTGCCATTCCCAGCCCAAAGATGAATTAGGTGTAAGTCCAGTGTAGGCGTACCATTGTTGGTTGAAATAATCTATATATCCATCTGAGCGAGCATTCCATACCAATTGCGGTACATTTTCTGCCAATACTCTGTAGCGTTCCTCACTTTCCTGAAGTGCCTGCAAATTGTTTAGCGCCCGTTGTTGGGCAGTTTGGAGTTGCGAGTCGAGCGAACTAATTAGTAGTGTGACTAATAGAAACACACCCAACGGTACCAAGGAACTAGAACTGATACTGAAACTATATAACGGCGTGATCAAGAAATAGTTGACAGCCAGGGTGGATAAAATTGTAGCTGCTATCCCGGCTTTTATCCCTCCGTACCTGGTACTTATAACTACAGCCAAATAAAAAAGAGAAAGATTCGCAGGTGCTAAGAATGGTTGTAGTCGTAATGTCAGTACCAATGCTAAAGCAACGGATAGCACAGCAGTACCGTAGTGCAGCAGGTAAGTTCGTGTTGCATTAGACATGGATGATTATTGGTTAGCGATCGCTAACAAGCACATACATTAATTTTGACAAAACTAAGCAAATTTGATTTTCAAATACATATTTTTTATCTGCCTGATTTCTTACAAGGCTTTAGCGCTCAATGACGAACTAACATAACTGCTGCAAATATCCCCACAATTTGATACCCTAGCTTAAACAGATTTGGGAACATTGTCAGAGTGGAAATTCAAATTGGGCGGGGCAAAGCAGCTCGCAGAGCATACGGAATAGATGAAATTGCCTTAGTACCTGGCAGAGGTACACTCGATCCGAGTTTGGCAGATACAAAATGGCGTATTGGCAATATTGAGCGAGAAATCCCAATTATTGCTAGTGCAATGGATGGTGTAGTGGATATTCGCATGGCTGTGCTTTTGTCACAGTTAGGAGCGCTAGGCGTGCTGAACTTAGAGGGAATTCAAACTCGTTATGCGAATCCAGAGCCAATTTTAGATCGGATTGCGGCAGTGGGCAAAGATGAATTTGTAACGCTAATGCAAGAACTTTATGCCGAACCGATCAAACCAGAGCTAATCGAACAACGAATTAAAGAAATTAAAGCACAAGGTGGCATTGCTGCGGTGAGTGCAACTCCAGCAGCAGCAAGTAAATATGGTTCAGTAATTGCAAAAGCTGGGGCAGATTTATTTTTCGTTCAAGCTACAGTTGTTTCGACGGCACACTTATCACCAGAATCGATCGTACCACTAGATCTAGCACAGTTTTGTCGAGAAATGCCCATGCCTGTGGTGTTGGGTAACTGTGTAACTTACGAAGTAACTCTAAACTTAATGAAAGCAGGGGCAGCCGCAGTATTGATTGGTATTGGCCCAGGTGCAGCTTGTACTTCTAGGGGAGTCTTGGGCGTAGGTATACCGCAAGCAACAGCGATCGCTGACTGTGCTGCTGCACGCGATGACTATTATCAAGAAACTGGCAACTATGTCCCAGTCATTGCCGATGGTGGTTTAATTACTGGCGGTGACATCTGTAAATGTATTGCCTGTGGTGCTGATGGAGTGATGATTGGTTCTCCCTTTGCTAGAGCTGCAGAAGCACCCGGACGGGGTTTCCATTGGGGTATGGCTACTCCTAGCCCTGTCTTGCCGCGTGGCACACGCATTCGCGTAGGTACTACTGGTACTCTAGAACAAATTTTAGTCGGCCCTGCCCAACTCGATGATGGTACTCATAATCTCTTGGGAGCTTTGAAAACGAGTATGGGTACATTAGGAGCAAAAAATCTTAAAGAAATGCAACAAGTAGAAGTTGTGATTGCTCCGTCTTTGTTGACTGAAGGGAAAGTGTATCAAAAAGCCCAACAATTAGGGATGGGTAAATAGAGGGATTGGGAACTGGGGACTAGGGACTAGGAAAAGAGGAGCACAGGAGCACAGGAGCAATACCCAATCCCCAATCGCTCAACAAAATTTCCTAGACTATGAAACAATTACTGGAAAATTAGCATCTGTCGCCTACAATAGAAATAGCGGAGACGCATGTTTCCGTTCACTCCTCACACCACACTCCGCCCGGACTGCGGTTCGGGCGCTTCCTTATGTTTATTAATAAAAACTAAACCTATATATATACAAATGTATCTGCCTCATTTCCAAGCAGTGCTTTTTGCTATGGTAGAATTTCAGCAAAATCAAAAATATATCGTAGGCAAAGGTTTGTAGCCATGTCAGCAGCCGCACAAGTTACCGACTCTACTTTTAAGCAGGAAGTATTGGAAAGCGCAGTTCCTGTTTTAGTTGACTTTTGGGCTCCCTGGTGCGGTCCCTGCCGGATGGTGGCCCCTGTTGTAGATGAAATCGCAGCTCAGTATGAGGGTCAACTCAAGGTAGTTAAAGTCAACACTGATGAGAACCCTAATGTTGCCAGCCAATATGGTATCCGCAGCATTCCTACATTGATGATTTTTAAAGGTGGGCAAAAAGTTGATATGGTAGTAGGTGCTGTGCCAAAAACTACACTAGCTAATACTTTAGAAAAATATCTTGAGTCTTAAAGCATCTAGAATTTTTTTTGGAGTATTTTGTTGACTCTGTAAGTCAGCCCAATAATTGTCAGCAATGCAGTAAGGTGTAAGCATGGCACTTGATTGCACTGTCTGATTAATTAGATGGGCTATTCATTATCTTGAAATGACTTTCGTAGTGTATTCAACTGCCAAGACATCATAGTAAAAAACTTTCTTAAGGAAAGTAATCTGTGATTCATTTGTCTATCTTTTTGCCAATCCACCTAGTTGAAGGAAAAATAATCTCATCTGTTTTGCTTCAATTTATTCTGTATTTAATACAAAAGATGTAGCACCTTAGTTTTTTAACCAAAGGTGCCTTTTTGTTTGTAAAATAAGCTTAAAATTTTATACCTACTAAGAATCAAATTTTCTTATCCTTGCAAGGATGATAAGTAAGTCAATATAAATGTTAAGTTTGAAATATAACTAAAAAATACAGGCTGTACGGGTGTGATTAATTGCGTCTGTACGAGAGAGTTATGGGTGCTTATAGTATGTCTGTAAGAAAACGGCTACTGGGATCAAAATCTTTTCGTCCTTGAAGGTACGAAATAGCAGTGCTAGTACAGAGTCAACAAACTCTGTATAGTTAACTATGGGCTATGGACTTTTAACGACCCGTCGTGGTTGCAAATTTGATCGCAAATTTAGGTAAAATATAATGCCACTTTGGCTATAGTTCTCATGACCTCATCTGCGTCGTTCGACACATTAGAGTCTATCCAAGCTGATATTGCTGAATTAATTGAGCGCTTGCCGACGTTAAAACATCGGCAATATATCCGGCAAGCACTATTAACTATAGTGCGTCTAGCTGATAGTGAACTTGATCGCCTCGACTGGAAGATATTATCTGCGTCTTTAGCAGATATGGAGCGGGGTTTCGAGCTTTTTCATAATTACCGACACGTTCGCAAAGTTACTATTTTTGGCTCGGCTCGCCTATCGCCAGATACTCCAGAATACCAAATGGCAGTTGATTTTGCTCGCTATGTTTCTCAGTTGGGATTCATGGTGATGACTGGTGGCGGTGGTGGAATTATGCAGGCAGGGCATGAAGGCGCTGGGCGAGAAAATTCTTTTGGTTTAAATATTCAGCTACCTTTTGAGCAGCAAGCAAATCCAATTATTGAGGGCGATCCAAAACTAATTCACTTTAAATATTTTTTTACGCGTAAATTATTCTTGTTAAAAGAAAGCGATGCTGTTGCTCTGTTTCCTGGCGGTTTTGGCACTCAAGATGAAGCGTTTGAGTGCATGACTTTAAGCCAAACGGGTAAATTTGGCCCTGTACCAGTAGTTTTAATAGATCATCCTGGTGGTGATTACTGGCGTTCTTGGAGCGAGTATATTGATAAACAATTGGTACAAAAAGGTTTGGTAAGCCCAGAAGATCCAAGTTTGTACACAGTGACAGATGATTTGGTTGTAGCTTGCAATGCTATTACACGCTTTTACCAGGTTTATCACTCCAGTCGCTATGTAGGCGATCGCTTGGTGATCCGCCTCAATACAGATTTATCAGATGCTGAAGTCGAAAAACTAAACGCTGATTTTGGTGACATTCTTGTCCAAGGAAGGATAGAAAAAAGTCAGGCTTTACCCCAAGAAGGGCAAGATGAAGCTTTTGACTTACCTCGTCTAGTCCTATATTTCAATCAACGCGATTTAGGACGGTTGTATCAGATGATTGCAGAAATTAATAACATGGGCAAGCCTTCACCTGAAGAGAGAGGACATCCAGAAAGAAAGTAAATTGAGCTAATTTAGGTGGGCGAGTATTGCCCACCTTAGTCCTAACTCAGTACCCAATTAACCAAACTACGTACACCGAAGCCAGTAGCCCCAGAACCGTTATAGCCGTTTTCCTTGTCTGCCCAAACAGTACCAGCAATATCTAGATGCGCCCAAGGAGTATCTTTGACGAACTGTTTGAGGAAAAGAGCAGCAGTAATAGAACCACCAGCACGTGGCCCCGTATTTTTCATATCAGCGATACTAGACTTTAAGCCCTCAAAATATTTTTCTTCCATTGGCATTCGCCAAATTTTTTCGCCAGAAGTCTCGGCAGCCTTTTCTAATTCCTTCGCTAAAGCATCATCGGGAGTGAACAAACCAGCAATGTCATCGCCCAAAGCAATGACACAAGCACCTGTTAGAGTAGCCAAATCAACGATCGCATCTACTCCCAACTTTTCAGCAAATACCAAGGCATCAGCTAGAGTCAATCGCCCTTCAGCATCGGTGTTGTTAACTTCAATCGTTTTACCGTTGGATGCTTTGAGAATATCACCTGGATGCATAGCATGACCGCTAATCATATTCTCTGTGACTGCGGAAATAAAGTGAACCTCCACATCTGGCTTCAGTTGGGCAATGGCTTTGGCTGCACCCAAAGTAGCCGCACCACCGCCCATATCCATTTTCATCGTTTCGATGCCACTACCCGCACCTTTGATATTGAGTCCGCCAGAGTCAAAAGTTAAACCTTTACCGATAATTGCTAGCTTGCGTTTTGGTGTTCCTTCGGGCTTGTAAGTTAGGTGAATGAATTTTGGGGGCAAATCAGAAGCTTTTGCCACTCCTAAAAAAGCACCCATGCCCAACTTTTCGCATTCTTCTTGTTCGAGAATTTCGACTTGCAAACCATGTTCTGAGGCGATCACCATTGCAACTTCTGCCATAGTAATTGGCGTTACCTCGTTAGCAGGGGCTGCTACTAGTTGTCTTGCTAAAATTACCCCAGAAGCTATTTGATTGGCGCGGGTAATTGCTGCTTCTTGTCCACCTAACCCCAGTAAATCTACGGTTTCAACTTGTACTCCTTTATCTTCTGGTTCCGATTTAAAGCGATTATCCTGGTAAAGTGCTAGCTGTATGCCTTCAGCTATTGCCTGGGCAGTTTGTGCCGGATCGTTATTCCAAGTTGGCAGACTAATCCCTAGAGTTTTGCACTTTTGCTTTTTGGCTAATCGAGCAACAATAGCAGCAGCACGCCGCAAAGTATCAAGTTTTAGCGCTTCCGGTTTGCCTAAACCAACTATTATTACTTTGCGAACTGGGCTAGGGCTACCCACCCGTGTAACCACCGTGCTATTAGCTTTGCCTTTAAATTCCTCTTCGGCAATAAGTTCTTGGAGAACACCAGCAAGCTTTTCATCCAAAGCTGCCAGATCACCTGTTAATTCTACAGCATCTTCAAATAATCCTATAGCTAATCCATCTCCTGTCCACTCTAAAACAGGGGTTTTACTCGGTCGAATGTCCATTTTTAGCGTTCAATGTAAAAGTTCTGGTACCAGTATTGCGTAAAATTTGGGTTTTATGCTTTGGGGAAAGGAGGGATGGAGGAGGGAAATAACCACTGTACGGGCGGGTTTTAACAACAATCTCTCTAGGATGACGGAATATCTAAATAAACCCGCCCCGACTAATGACTATTGACTATTGACTATTGACTTAATTGAATTCAAGTCGATGTCAAATTTGGTAGCGATCGCATCAATGACTTTTTGTTCTGGTGGTGAAATTTCACCTTCAAGTTTAGCTATTCGGCAACACTGAGCCAAAAGTGGTACTGCAAAGTCTCGGTTGAGTTGATTGAGAAGATCATCTAAAGGCTGTGGAGATTTGATGTTTTGCTTAATCGCATCCAAAGATTCAGGGGTGAGGTTCAAAGCTTCCAACTCTGGCAAAATTGTTTCCCAAGTCTTGTCTGGATAGCTAGCAAGGAGCATATGAACCAAGATTTGATCCATGATTTTTTGCTGGGCGATCGCAGTTTCCAGATAGCGATCGCTTTGTTCCTTTAATTCTGTTATTGTTTCTTCGGAATTCAGCGACTTGGATTCATCCAGTTTGGCTTCATAAAATCGACAAGCTGCGTATCCTAGCGAATATACCATTGTCGAGTTTGAGCTAGCACCAATTACTGCACCAGCAAAAGGCACATTTCGTAGTAAACCTAAACCCGCTGCTCTCAAAAGCTTTCCACCACCTAAACCTATGCCAAAAATTGCCAAAACTTCACCTCTACGGGCTGGATCTTTTAAATCTAAGCCATAGGCGGCAGCAATCTGATAAATCATTTCTGATTGCAATTGTGTCGTGGCTGCCAAATCAATAGCTAACAATGCTGCAGCAAATCCTGGCAAAAGACTACTAGCAAAACCAATCCCACCTGCTTTTGTGGCTTTTTCCACCATAATACGGTGAGCTATTTGACTGGGTGATTCGTTCGGATGCTCTTGCTGCAACTTTTTCACTGCTGCTGCTGCTTTTTCTAAATCAACATTATCACTTGCACCAACTAGCCAATTCAGGTTTAATACGCCAGCTACCCTACGAATTAGCCAATTTTGCCCTAGATAATCTGTAACTTGTCCGGCTGTATGAGTTGCTTGCTCAATTAACTTATGGGTTTGTTTTGCTGCCGCTTCTCCTACACCAGCTGCTGTTTCTGCGACTGCTTTGCTTGCTTCTATTGCACTGCTACTGGCTGCTGCACCTACACCTACTGCTGTTCCTGCTACACAACCTAATGTTTCGGCAAAAGATTCAAACAAAGATGGCTTGTCTTCTTTTTGCTCGGCAGGGGGTTTATTGTTTAGTTTTTTATTCTCTTTTTCTTTTTGGGGCTTATCTGCCATTGCTTGGCACCTTCTAAAAGTCTTTCTATTCTGTTTTTAATGGAAATACAAGCACTTGACTTCCCCCTGTAAGGATAAGTCGTTAGTTTAAGCAACAGTTAGCCTTAATCTCAAAACAGAGCAGTGTGAGTAGGCTAATTTAGTGCATAAATATAAATATCTTGAGTATCTTGTGGTGTGAATATCTTGTCCGTACTGAAACCTCTTTCTATTACACAAGATATACAAGAAAGCGATCATGCGAGATTTGAGTTTTACCACCCCAATAGCAATGATGACAAAATTAATCTGCACTTTACAGTTAATTTAAATATAAGGTGTGTTAAAAATCTCTTTTGTTTTAGCTTTTAACCTCTAACTTTTTAACTACTTCTGTACCACGTTCTAGAAAATTATGGGCTTTCATGATCTCGTATAAGTTAATATCTGTTTCTAATAAACAAGCGTGTCCACTTTCCGGCAAAAGCACCAATTTAGACTCAGGTAAAAT encodes the following:
- a CDS encoding GuaB3 family IMP dehydrogenase-related protein, with the translated sequence MEIQIGRGKAARRAYGIDEIALVPGRGTLDPSLADTKWRIGNIEREIPIIASAMDGVVDIRMAVLLSQLGALGVLNLEGIQTRYANPEPILDRIAAVGKDEFVTLMQELYAEPIKPELIEQRIKEIKAQGGIAAVSATPAAASKYGSVIAKAGADLFFVQATVVSTAHLSPESIVPLDLAQFCREMPMPVVLGNCVTYEVTLNLMKAGAAAVLIGIGPGAACTSRGVLGVGIPQATAIADCAAARDDYYQETGNYVPVIADGGLITGGDICKCIACGADGVMIGSPFARAAEAPGRGFHWGMATPSPVLPRGTRIRVGTTGTLEQILVGPAQLDDGTHNLLGALKTSMGTLGAKNLKEMQQVEVVIAPSLLTEGKVYQKAQQLGMGK
- the trxA gene encoding thioredoxin gives rise to the protein MYRRQRFVAMSAAAQVTDSTFKQEVLESAVPVLVDFWAPWCGPCRMVAPVVDEIAAQYEGQLKVVKVNTDENPNVASQYGIRSIPTLMIFKGGQKVDMVVGAVPKTTLANTLEKYLES
- a CDS encoding LOG family protein encodes the protein MTSSASFDTLESIQADIAELIERLPTLKHRQYIRQALLTIVRLADSELDRLDWKILSASLADMERGFELFHNYRHVRKVTIFGSARLSPDTPEYQMAVDFARYVSQLGFMVMTGGGGGIMQAGHEGAGRENSFGLNIQLPFEQQANPIIEGDPKLIHFKYFFTRKLFLLKESDAVALFPGGFGTQDEAFECMTLSQTGKFGPVPVVLIDHPGGDYWRSWSEYIDKQLVQKGLVSPEDPSLYTVTDDLVVACNAITRFYQVYHSSRYVGDRLVIRLNTDLSDAEVEKLNADFGDILVQGRIEKSQALPQEGQDEAFDLPRLVLYFNQRDLGRLYQMIAEINNMGKPSPEERGHPERK
- a CDS encoding leucyl aminopeptidase; amino-acid sequence: MDIRPSKTPVLEWTGDGLAIGLFEDAVELTGDLAALDEKLAGVLQELIAEEEFKGKANSTVVTRVGSPSPVRKVIIVGLGKPEALKLDTLRRAAAIVARLAKKQKCKTLGISLPTWNNDPAQTAQAIAEGIQLALYQDNRFKSEPEDKGVQVETVDLLGLGGQEAAITRANQIASGVILARQLVAAPANEVTPITMAEVAMVIASEHGLQVEILEQEECEKLGMGAFLGVAKASDLPPKFIHLTYKPEGTPKRKLAIIGKGLTFDSGGLNIKGAGSGIETMKMDMGGGAATLGAAKAIAQLKPDVEVHFISAVTENMISGHAMHPGDILKASNGKTIEVNNTDAEGRLTLADALVFAEKLGVDAIVDLATLTGACVIALGDDIAGLFTPDDALAKELEKAAETSGEKIWRMPMEEKYFEGLKSSIADMKNTGPRAGGSITAALFLKQFVKDTPWAHLDIAGTVWADKENGYNGSGATGFGVRSLVNWVLS
- a CDS encoding EcsC family protein — encoded protein: MADKPQKEKENKKLNNKPPAEQKEDKPSLFESFAETLGCVAGTAVGVGAAASSSAIEASKAVAETAAGVGEAAAKQTHKLIEQATHTAGQVTDYLGQNWLIRRVAGVLNLNWLVGASDNVDLEKAAAAVKKLQQEHPNESPSQIAHRIMVEKATKAGGIGFASSLLPGFAAALLAIDLAATTQLQSEMIYQIAAAYGLDLKDPARRGEVLAIFGIGLGGGKLLRAAGLGLLRNVPFAGAVIGASSNSTMVYSLGYAACRFYEAKLDESKSLNSEETITELKEQSDRYLETAIAQQKIMDQILVHMLLASYPDKTWETILPELEALNLTPESLDAIKQNIKSPQPLDDLLNQLNRDFAVPLLAQCCRIAKLEGEISPPEQKVIDAIATKFDIDLNSIKSIVNSQ